A portion of the Esox lucius isolate fEsoLuc1 chromosome 20, fEsoLuc1.pri, whole genome shotgun sequence genome contains these proteins:
- the mbpb gene encoding myelin basic protein b — MGQHLGKRELHLESKPPSSQPGGEKKVGAEPVGEIMAEPESQDEVFGPGEADANQNNGWSSAKAAAVTDSTGTEGPGSSWDEASTADADDGTGPRPHLVRLFSRDAPGREDNTFKDRPSESDELQTIQEHSGAGSECGSEDQDLD, encoded by the exons CCTCCCTCATCCCAACCAGGGGGAGAAAAGAAAGTGGGAGCAGAGCCTGTCGGTGAGATCATGGCAGAACCGGAATCACAAGACGAGGTCTTTG GCCCTGGTGAGGCAGATGCGAACCAGAACAATGGCTGGTCCTCGGCGAAGGCGGCGGCGGTGACTGACTCCACGGGCACTGAGGGCCCCGGCAGCTCCTGGGATGAGGCCAGCACAGCTGATGCTGACGACGGCACTGGGCCACGCCCCCACCTGGTCCGCCTCTTCTCCCGTGATGCCCCGGGCCGCGAGGACAACACCTTCAAAGACCGCCCTTCCGAATCGGACGAGCTGCAGACCATCCAGGAGCACAGCGGAGCAGGGTCAGAGTGTGGATCAGAGGACCAGGATTTAGACTAA
- the LOC105019331 gene encoding myelin basic protein-like isoform X4, whose product MATASSSGLSSLGRKKKAPGLMDQIGNFFGGDKKRKSKGSFRGLSSSPARPAKSSPSKGGENAVAHFFRTIVSPTPPKSRKSTGSSKAKKAGAGDSGTLSKIFKM is encoded by the exons ATGGCAACCGCAAGCAGCTCTGGATTGTCTAGCCTGGGGAGAAAGAAGAAGGCACCTGGGCTTATGGATCAGATTGGAAACTTCTTTGGAGGGGATAAGAAGAGAAAGAGCAAG GGTTCATTCCGCGGCCTGTCCTCGTCTCCTGCCAGACCTGCCAAGTCATCCCCTAGCAAGGGTGGAGAGAACGCTGTCGCGCATTTCTTCCGAACGATC GTCTCCCCTACACCTCCCAAGTCTAGG AAGTCAACAGGATCCTCTAAGGCGAAGAAGGCTGGTGCAGGAGATAGCGGAACCCTGTCCAAGATCTTCAAAATG TGA
- the LOC105019331 gene encoding myelin basic protein-like isoform X3 — MATASSSGLSSLGRKKKAPGLMDQIGNFFGGDKKRKSKGSFRGLSSSPARPAKSSPSKGGENAVAHFFRTIVSPTPPKSRKSTGSSKAKKAGAGDSGTLSKIFKMGSSRTGSLPKK; from the exons ATGGCAACCGCAAGCAGCTCTGGATTGTCTAGCCTGGGGAGAAAGAAGAAGGCACCTGGGCTTATGGATCAGATTGGAAACTTCTTTGGAGGGGATAAGAAGAGAAAGAGCAAG GGTTCATTCCGCGGCCTGTCCTCGTCTCCTGCCAGACCTGCCAAGTCATCCCCTAGCAAGGGTGGAGAGAACGCTGTCGCGCATTTCTTCCGAACGATC GTCTCCCCTACACCTCCCAAGTCTAGG AAGTCAACAGGATCCTCTAAGGCGAAGAAGGCTGGTGCAGGAGATAGCGGAACCCTGTCCAAGATCTTCAAAATG gGCTCAAGCCGGACTGGGTCTCTACCCAAAAAATGA
- the LOC105019331 gene encoding myelin basic protein-like isoform X1, whose translation MATASSSGLSSLGRKKKAPGLMDQIGNFFGGDKKRKSKGSFRGLSSSPARPAKSSPSKGGENAVAHFFRTIVSPTPPKSRWTAMTAKLGLGSQKSTGSSKAKKAGAGDSGTLSKIFKMGSSRTGSLPKK comes from the exons ATGGCAACCGCAAGCAGCTCTGGATTGTCTAGCCTGGGGAGAAAGAAGAAGGCACCTGGGCTTATGGATCAGATTGGAAACTTCTTTGGAGGGGATAAGAAGAGAAAGAGCAAG GGTTCATTCCGCGGCCTGTCCTCGTCTCCTGCCAGACCTGCCAAGTCATCCCCTAGCAAGGGTGGAGAGAACGCTGTCGCGCATTTCTTCCGAACGATC GTCTCCCCTACACCTCCCAAGTCTAGG TGGACGGCAATGACTGCAAAACTAGGCCTG GGCTCTCAGAAGTCAACAGGATCCTCTAAGGCGAAGAAGGCTGGTGCAGGAGATAGCGGAACCCTGTCCAAGATCTTCAAAATG gGCTCAAGCCGGACTGGGTCTCTACCCAAAAAATGA
- the LOC105019331 gene encoding myelin basic protein-like isoform X2, with product MATASSSGLSSLGRKKKAPGLMDQIGNFFGGDKKRKSKGSFRGLSSSPARPAKSSPSKGGENAVAHFFRTIVSPTPPKSRWTAMTAKLGLGSQKSTGSSKAKKAGAGDSGTLSKIFKM from the exons ATGGCAACCGCAAGCAGCTCTGGATTGTCTAGCCTGGGGAGAAAGAAGAAGGCACCTGGGCTTATGGATCAGATTGGAAACTTCTTTGGAGGGGATAAGAAGAGAAAGAGCAAG GGTTCATTCCGCGGCCTGTCCTCGTCTCCTGCCAGACCTGCCAAGTCATCCCCTAGCAAGGGTGGAGAGAACGCTGTCGCGCATTTCTTCCGAACGATC GTCTCCCCTACACCTCCCAAGTCTAGG TGGACGGCAATGACTGCAAAACTAGGCCTG GGCTCTCAGAAGTCAACAGGATCCTCTAAGGCGAAGAAGGCTGGTGCAGGAGATAGCGGAACCCTGTCCAAGATCTTCAAAATG TGA